In Thamnophis elegans isolate rThaEle1 chromosome 4, rThaEle1.pri, whole genome shotgun sequence, the following proteins share a genomic window:
- the RMND1 gene encoding required for meiotic nuclear division protein 1 homolog isoform X2 → MAVKLLGFLARSSYTISQCRYFPTYGYLASSSNLLSVNRNLRLCIPEATSSNFTSNCMDNSKWFSSKITIGALAKITNYLTMDVCPSSRELHPLKASIFKQKLKHIRILTRIPNRHYSVLSPSKLQPNQDIVPVKRLPKTSRTKQPSRINLPLPSEAKDVMQCIAFATADAYHLGNLCLDLISSGYVEITLPRDAANVLVVGTEKTAKDHDLGIIFFFKEGSVVFWNIEEKTMKNIFRKLEKHEIQPYEIALVHWENEEISYRRGEGQSKLHRGEILINSELEMDDFILEKFAFSNALCLSVKLAIWEAALDNFVESIQSIPEMLKLRKKLKLSHADVMQKIGELFALRHHINLSSDLLITPDFYWDREHLEQLYDKMHRFLSIDRRVKVVNEKLQQCTELTDLMRNHLNEKHALRLEWMIVILITIEVMFELGRVFF, encoded by the exons ATGGCAGTGAAATTATTGGGATTCCTGGCTAGATCTTCATATACAATAAGCCAGTGCCGATACTTTCCTACATATGGATATTTAGCATCAAGCAGCAACTTGCTATCAGTAAATCGAAATCTCAGGCTATGCATCCCAGAGGCAACTTCTTCTAATTTTACTAGCAATTGCATGGACAATTCAAAATGGTTCAGTTCAAAAATTACTATTGGTGCTCTGGCAAAAATTACCAATTATTTGACTATGGATGTTTGTCCTTCATCCAGGGAACTTCATCCTCTTAAAGCTTCAATTTTTAAGCAGAAATTAAAACATATAAGAATACTTACTAGAATACCAAACAGACATTATTCAGTTTTATCACCTAGTAAACTTCAACCAAATCAAGATATTGTACCAGTTAAGCGTCTACCAAAAACATCAAGGACCAAGCAGCCATCAAGAATTAACCTGCCATTACCATCTGAAGCTAAG GATGTGATGCAATGTATAGCCTTTGCAACAGCAGATGCCTATCATCTTGGTAATCTATGCCTTGACCTGATCTCATCTGGATATGTTGAAATCACATTACCTAGAG ATGCAGCAAATGTTTTGGTGGTTGGCACAGAAAAGACAGCCAAAGATCATGATTTGGGGATCATATTTTTCTTCAA ggAAGGGTCTGTTGTGTTTTGGAATATTGAAGAAAAAACA ATGAAGAATATTTTTCGGAAGCTGGAAAAACATGAGATCCAACCTTATGAAATTGCATTAGTTCACTGGGAAAATGAAGAGATCAGCTATAGAAGAGGAGA AGGACAGTCAAAACTTCATAGAGGAGAAATCTTGATAAATTCAGAATTAGAAATGGATGATTTCATTTTAGAGAAGTTTGCTTTTTCCAATGCTCTCTGCCTTTCTG TAAAACTGGCCATTTGGGAAGCAGCACTGGATAATTTTGTAGAATCTATTCAATCAATACCTGAG ATGCTTAAATTAAGAAAGAAACTGAAACTGTCTCATGCTGATGTTATGCAGAAAATTGGGGAACTGTTTGCCTTGAG GCATCATATAAATCTGAGTTCTGATCTGTTGATTACCCCAGATTTCTACTGGGACAGAGAACATCTTGAACaactgtatgataaaatgcaTCGGTTTCTCAGTATTGATCGCAGAGTTaag GTAGTAAATGAAAAGCTCCAGCAGTGCACAGAACTGACAGATCTGATGAGAAATCATTTGAATGAAAAACATGCTCTGCGCTTGGAATGGATGATAGTAATACTCATCACAATAGAG
- the RMND1 gene encoding required for meiotic nuclear division protein 1 homolog isoform X3, whose product MITLLPTRSTKVNCLNEKMAVKLLGFLARSSYTISQCRYFPTYGYLASSSNLLSVNRNLRLCIPEATSSNFTSNCMDNSKWFSSKITIGALAKITNYLTMDVCPSSRELHPLKASIFKQKLKHIRILTRIPNRHYSVLSPSKLQPNQDIVPVKRLPKTSRTKQPSRINLPLPSEAKDVMQCIAFATADAYHLGNLCLDLISSGYVEITLPRDAANVLVVGTEKTAKDHDLGIIFFFKEGSVVFWNIEEKTMKNIFRKLEKHEIQPYEIALVHWENEEISYRRGEGQSKLHRGEILINSELEMDDFILEKFAFSNALCLSVKLAIWEAALDNFVESIQSIPEMLKLRKKLKLSHADVMQKIGELFALRHHINLSSDLLITPDFYWDREHLEQLYDKMHRFLSIDRRVKVF is encoded by the exons ATGATCACGCTCCTCCCTACACGTTCTACAAAAGTTAATT GTCTCAATGAAAAGATGGCAGTGAAATTATTGGGATTCCTGGCTAGATCTTCATATACAATAAGCCAGTGCCGATACTTTCCTACATATGGATATTTAGCATCAAGCAGCAACTTGCTATCAGTAAATCGAAATCTCAGGCTATGCATCCCAGAGGCAACTTCTTCTAATTTTACTAGCAATTGCATGGACAATTCAAAATGGTTCAGTTCAAAAATTACTATTGGTGCTCTGGCAAAAATTACCAATTATTTGACTATGGATGTTTGTCCTTCATCCAGGGAACTTCATCCTCTTAAAGCTTCAATTTTTAAGCAGAAATTAAAACATATAAGAATACTTACTAGAATACCAAACAGACATTATTCAGTTTTATCACCTAGTAAACTTCAACCAAATCAAGATATTGTACCAGTTAAGCGTCTACCAAAAACATCAAGGACCAAGCAGCCATCAAGAATTAACCTGCCATTACCATCTGAAGCTAAG GATGTGATGCAATGTATAGCCTTTGCAACAGCAGATGCCTATCATCTTGGTAATCTATGCCTTGACCTGATCTCATCTGGATATGTTGAAATCACATTACCTAGAG ATGCAGCAAATGTTTTGGTGGTTGGCACAGAAAAGACAGCCAAAGATCATGATTTGGGGATCATATTTTTCTTCAA ggAAGGGTCTGTTGTGTTTTGGAATATTGAAGAAAAAACA ATGAAGAATATTTTTCGGAAGCTGGAAAAACATGAGATCCAACCTTATGAAATTGCATTAGTTCACTGGGAAAATGAAGAGATCAGCTATAGAAGAGGAGA AGGACAGTCAAAACTTCATAGAGGAGAAATCTTGATAAATTCAGAATTAGAAATGGATGATTTCATTTTAGAGAAGTTTGCTTTTTCCAATGCTCTCTGCCTTTCTG TAAAACTGGCCATTTGGGAAGCAGCACTGGATAATTTTGTAGAATCTATTCAATCAATACCTGAG ATGCTTAAATTAAGAAAGAAACTGAAACTGTCTCATGCTGATGTTATGCAGAAAATTGGGGAACTGTTTGCCTTGAG GCATCATATAAATCTGAGTTCTGATCTGTTGATTACCCCAGATTTCTACTGGGACAGAGAACATCTTGAACaactgtatgataaaatgcaTCGGTTTCTCAGTATTGATCGCAGAGTTaag GTTTTCTGA
- the RMND1 gene encoding required for meiotic nuclear division protein 1 homolog isoform X1, with protein sequence MITLLPTRSTKVNCLNEKMAVKLLGFLARSSYTISQCRYFPTYGYLASSSNLLSVNRNLRLCIPEATSSNFTSNCMDNSKWFSSKITIGALAKITNYLTMDVCPSSRELHPLKASIFKQKLKHIRILTRIPNRHYSVLSPSKLQPNQDIVPVKRLPKTSRTKQPSRINLPLPSEAKDVMQCIAFATADAYHLGNLCLDLISSGYVEITLPRDAANVLVVGTEKTAKDHDLGIIFFFKEGSVVFWNIEEKTMKNIFRKLEKHEIQPYEIALVHWENEEISYRRGEGQSKLHRGEILINSELEMDDFILEKFAFSNALCLSVKLAIWEAALDNFVESIQSIPEMLKLRKKLKLSHADVMQKIGELFALRHHINLSSDLLITPDFYWDREHLEQLYDKMHRFLSIDRRVKVVNEKLQQCTELTDLMRNHLNEKHALRLEWMIVILITIEVMFELGRVFF encoded by the exons ATGATCACGCTCCTCCCTACACGTTCTACAAAAGTTAATT GTCTCAATGAAAAGATGGCAGTGAAATTATTGGGATTCCTGGCTAGATCTTCATATACAATAAGCCAGTGCCGATACTTTCCTACATATGGATATTTAGCATCAAGCAGCAACTTGCTATCAGTAAATCGAAATCTCAGGCTATGCATCCCAGAGGCAACTTCTTCTAATTTTACTAGCAATTGCATGGACAATTCAAAATGGTTCAGTTCAAAAATTACTATTGGTGCTCTGGCAAAAATTACCAATTATTTGACTATGGATGTTTGTCCTTCATCCAGGGAACTTCATCCTCTTAAAGCTTCAATTTTTAAGCAGAAATTAAAACATATAAGAATACTTACTAGAATACCAAACAGACATTATTCAGTTTTATCACCTAGTAAACTTCAACCAAATCAAGATATTGTACCAGTTAAGCGTCTACCAAAAACATCAAGGACCAAGCAGCCATCAAGAATTAACCTGCCATTACCATCTGAAGCTAAG GATGTGATGCAATGTATAGCCTTTGCAACAGCAGATGCCTATCATCTTGGTAATCTATGCCTTGACCTGATCTCATCTGGATATGTTGAAATCACATTACCTAGAG ATGCAGCAAATGTTTTGGTGGTTGGCACAGAAAAGACAGCCAAAGATCATGATTTGGGGATCATATTTTTCTTCAA ggAAGGGTCTGTTGTGTTTTGGAATATTGAAGAAAAAACA ATGAAGAATATTTTTCGGAAGCTGGAAAAACATGAGATCCAACCTTATGAAATTGCATTAGTTCACTGGGAAAATGAAGAGATCAGCTATAGAAGAGGAGA AGGACAGTCAAAACTTCATAGAGGAGAAATCTTGATAAATTCAGAATTAGAAATGGATGATTTCATTTTAGAGAAGTTTGCTTTTTCCAATGCTCTCTGCCTTTCTG TAAAACTGGCCATTTGGGAAGCAGCACTGGATAATTTTGTAGAATCTATTCAATCAATACCTGAG ATGCTTAAATTAAGAAAGAAACTGAAACTGTCTCATGCTGATGTTATGCAGAAAATTGGGGAACTGTTTGCCTTGAG GCATCATATAAATCTGAGTTCTGATCTGTTGATTACCCCAGATTTCTACTGGGACAGAGAACATCTTGAACaactgtatgataaaatgcaTCGGTTTCTCAGTATTGATCGCAGAGTTaag GTAGTAAATGAAAAGCTCCAGCAGTGCACAGAACTGACAGATCTGATGAGAAATCATTTGAATGAAAAACATGCTCTGCGCTTGGAATGGATGATAGTAATACTCATCACAATAGAG
- the RMND1 gene encoding required for meiotic nuclear division protein 1 homolog isoform X4, producing the protein MQCIAFATADAYHLGNLCLDLISSGYVEITLPRDAANVLVVGTEKTAKDHDLGIIFFFKEGSVVFWNIEEKTMKNIFRKLEKHEIQPYEIALVHWENEEISYRRGEGQSKLHRGEILINSELEMDDFILEKFAFSNALCLSVKLAIWEAALDNFVESIQSIPEMLKLRKKLKLSHADVMQKIGELFALRHHINLSSDLLITPDFYWDREHLEQLYDKMHRFLSIDRRVKVVNEKLQQCTELTDLMRNHLNEKHALRLEWMIVILITIEVMFELGRVFF; encoded by the exons ATGCAATGTATAGCCTTTGCAACAGCAGATGCCTATCATCTTGGTAATCTATGCCTTGACCTGATCTCATCTGGATATGTTGAAATCACATTACCTAGAG ATGCAGCAAATGTTTTGGTGGTTGGCACAGAAAAGACAGCCAAAGATCATGATTTGGGGATCATATTTTTCTTCAA ggAAGGGTCTGTTGTGTTTTGGAATATTGAAGAAAAAACA ATGAAGAATATTTTTCGGAAGCTGGAAAAACATGAGATCCAACCTTATGAAATTGCATTAGTTCACTGGGAAAATGAAGAGATCAGCTATAGAAGAGGAGA AGGACAGTCAAAACTTCATAGAGGAGAAATCTTGATAAATTCAGAATTAGAAATGGATGATTTCATTTTAGAGAAGTTTGCTTTTTCCAATGCTCTCTGCCTTTCTG TAAAACTGGCCATTTGGGAAGCAGCACTGGATAATTTTGTAGAATCTATTCAATCAATACCTGAG ATGCTTAAATTAAGAAAGAAACTGAAACTGTCTCATGCTGATGTTATGCAGAAAATTGGGGAACTGTTTGCCTTGAG GCATCATATAAATCTGAGTTCTGATCTGTTGATTACCCCAGATTTCTACTGGGACAGAGAACATCTTGAACaactgtatgataaaatgcaTCGGTTTCTCAGTATTGATCGCAGAGTTaag GTAGTAAATGAAAAGCTCCAGCAGTGCACAGAACTGACAGATCTGATGAGAAATCATTTGAATGAAAAACATGCTCTGCGCTTGGAATGGATGATAGTAATACTCATCACAATAGAG